GACCTCAATCATGGTGTGCTCAATGCAGAAGCTTTGACGCATTTGTTGGACTATTCGATGAAACAGCGTGCCGGCCTCAATGAGAAGCTGCTCGACATCCAGAACGAGATCGAAGATCTCCATGAACTTCAAGCCTTGTTCAGTCGCGAACGGTCACGCCTGACCGACAGTCATGCTCACACTCGCTTCGAGACGCGTGTCTTCATTGATGTGCGTGATCCCGCCGCAGGCGGCGTGACAGGAGATGAAGCCGACAGCGAAGCATCCCCCAAAGCGTCTGTCGCCACCGGCAATACGATCCGACTGAGCTATTCCGTCGGCGGTTGTGGCTGGTCACCCCAATACGCGGTCAACGGTTCGGTCGATTCCGATCAGTTTACCTTGCGTTATGGGGCGATCATTAGCCAACTCAGTGGAGAGTCTTGGGACCAAGTTCGCTTGACGTTGTCAACCAGCTCACCGCAGGTCTCTGCGGCAGGCCCCAGCCTCGCTCCGCTACGGGTGCAAACGACTTACGCTGGCGAATCGCCCGAAGGTTCGCTCGATGATCTTTTCGGGAGCAACGAATCCTCCAAGCCGCAGCCCAGTTTCGACAACATGCAAATAGAACCCAACGCTGGGGTGCAGCGGGCTATGCCGAATCAAATGGCCACCAGTGGCTCCGCCTACAGCGGTGGTGAATCACCATTGCAAAGCAAAATGCTATCGCTCCGTAGCCGCCAGCGCACCGTCGAGCAGTCCAGCGGAAAAGGCATGAAGTCTCACGAGGCCGCAGCACGCGACATGCAACTCAATCGCATCGCCGATGAAATGCAGGGACTTGAGTTCATGGCTTCGGCTCGGAAGGCACGCGGCCTGGCTTCGGATGCAGTCGACGAAGTCGCCAGTCAAACCTATGTGATTGAGGGTCGCGTTAGCTTGGATTCGCGCCGCGAACAGCAACTCGTCGAAATTGTCGAAAAAGATCTGTCCGGGGAGCTCTATCACGTGGCGATTCCCCTGCTGAGTAGTTTCGCTTACCGTGAGGCCGAACTCGTCAACGAACTGCCCTTCGGTTTACTCAGTGGGCCGGCCTCGATCTATCTCGATGATCGCTTTGTCGGCATGATGAACATGCCCACAACCGCCAGTAAACAGAAGCTGCTGATTGGATTCGGAGCCGACGGGCAAGTCCGTACCCGACGCGAACTCATCGAAAAGAGTGATGCGATCCAAGGCGGCAATCGAAAACTCGGTTTCGAGTACCGTCTGGTGCTCACGAACTTTAAAGAACGAGATGTCACGGTGCGTCTGCTCGACCGGATCCCGCTGAGCAGCCAAGCCGAGCAGATTCGCGTCACCCTCGGCGACGTCTCTCCAGCCCAAAGTGATGACAAGCTCTTCGAACGAGCCCAAAAACCATTCGGTTTATTACGTTGGGATCTAACACTCGGCAAATCAACGTACGGTGGCGACGCAACCGATGTGAAATATAGCTACAGCGTCGAGTTTGATCGCAGCCAGGCTCTCTCGGTCGAACCAACCAGCGAGCAAGACATCACCGAATTCGACATGGGCGGTGGGATGGGTGGCGGCATGGGCGGAATCGGCCGCTAGCGAACCGCCCTGCCCTGCCCCGCAATGCTGTGAGGGGCCAACCGCGTCTCGATCTTCTGGTAAGGGGCTCGCGGCATTTCGCTGACCAATTTCAATGCCGGGTGGCTTGCGATGTCGAGAGGTTTGAAGAGATGGATACCAGACGGCTAGCGCCGCTCCGCCCAGGCTGCAAGCGGTGTCTTCCGCCCGGTTCCGCCCGGTGGTCGATTTAGCGACATGGTGCGTCGGCGGGCAAGCGCCGCGGCTCGCTATCGGTGGGCGCTCGGCACGCCCTCGCGTGAATGATGCCGATGGAATCGACCGTCCGCGAAGACCATTTCGATTACTTAAGCTCGTTATCGAGTTCTGCTGCCTGCTCGATTGCTTCCTCGATAGGTAGACCCGGACTAACTCCAGGGCGCGTATGGCCGATGTCGCTCAGCCACGCGTCTCGTATCAATTGTTGGCGTTTGCGAACGATCCCGAGTTGCTTGGGATCGAGCTGGGTAGGGGTGATACCCCAGGCCCGCGTGATCGCTTGGCCAATCACGCGGTGGCCTTCAGCATCGACGTGGACGCCATCGCCCGACATCACGAAGTTCGGGTCGCTCACCCGTTTGGACTGCATGTATGCAGTCACCGGGGTATACAGATCAATGACCATTTCGGCCCGATCGGATTGCTGCACGATCCACTCCGCATAGGCCTTCATCACATCGTCATAGTTTTCATAGACCTGCATCCACGAATACTCCGGCGCACCGTCCGGTATCAGTTTCCCTTGCTTGGCCAGTGGCAGTGGATCAAAGGGTGGCGGCGTCATCAGGACTAATTTGGCGTCTGTGTTATGGACTGCCTCGATCAACTTGTTGATACCCGTCCGATAGGCTGCAAAACGATCCTCGGCGAGCGGATAGTAGATGCCATCGTTCATGCCATAGCAGGCGACGACGACATCGGGTTGCAACCTGGTTAGGGTGCGAGCGAGACGCTCATGCACGTCAGGCCGCGGAAACGGGTGTGCGGGCTCGGACAAACCGCTGCAGGTTTCGCTTGAAAGCCCGAGGTTAATGATCTCAGGACGTGGCTCGATGCCGCTGGCGATGATCTGGCCTTCAACGACGCTGACGAATCCGCCCGCGAAGGTGTTCGAGTCACCGAGAAATACGATCCGTTTGGCTTGCAGGGGAAACGCGGGCTCAGCTGCTCGGGCGATCGCCCGCTCGGTACTGAAGGTGATCATGGCGATCGCAAACAAAATGGCAAAACGCCATGTGAATTGCAGGGGTCTATTTCCATTCATTGTATCGAGCGATGTGGGCATCGGTTGCTATTGAGGCTGGAGTGCAGGGGTGGCGTTGCGGTCAAGAATGCCGTCGTTACTGGTACTGTAGAGCATCGACGAGTCAACTGGTTGCTCCTCGCCAGGAAATTGAGCACCCGCAGTTTGGTGAGGGACATCAGGTGTCCAAAGCATGGAAAGCCGTGGCTTTCTCATGGGTAGTCGCTGGATGATTTTATTGCTGACGCCCCGTTTTTGGCTCAACCGCCGTACCCTCCCCTCGGCTCGCTGGTCGGGGTAAAAACTAGGTGACCGCCCTGCCCTACCCCGCGTCAACCGAGAAACCGAAGGTCTGAACATGTCCGCTACGCGGCTCGATGGTAAACAAATCGCACTTGAAATTCGCAATGAAGTCGCCCGTGACGTTCAACAATTTGTCGCTGCTGGGAATGCGCCACCAAAACTAGCGGCGATTTTGGTGGGTGAGGATCCCGCCAGCCAGGTGTATGTGCGGAATAAGGAACGCGCTTGTCAACGCGCTGGAATCGCCAGCCAGCTTGACCGGATGCCAGCAACAACCACGCCAGCGGAACTGCTGGAGCGAATCGACTCGCTCAATCAAGATGCATCTGTCAATGGGATTTTGGTCCAGCTCCCGCTGCCTGAGACGCCCGTGGGCGAGCCAGCATTGGACGAACGAGCGGTACTCGACGCGGTCGATCCGATGAAGGATGTCGATGCCTTTTCGCCGATCAATGTCGGGTTGCTCATGCAGGGCCGGCCGCGGTTCTTGCCGTGCACCCCCCATGGGATCATTCAGATGCTGCATCGCAGCCAAATCGAAACCGCAGGCAAGCACGTTGTCGTGGTCGGACGCAGTGAGATCGTGGGCAAACCGATGGCCATGATGCTCGCGCAGAAGAACGGCAGCTGCGGCCCCGAAACTGCAAATGCGACGGTGACGCTTGCTCACAGCCGCACTCAAAACCTTGCCGAGATCTGCCGCACGGCGGACATCTTGATCGCTGCGGTGGGACGACCCGAGATGATTCGGGGGAACATGATCCGTCCGGGTGCGGTCGTTGTGGACGTCGGTATCAACCGCGTCGATGACCGACTCGTCGGCGACGTTGCGTTTGCTGAAGCCGAACAGGTGGCCTCGGCAATCACGCCGGTCCCAGGTGGTGTCGGTCCACTGACGATTGCCATGCTGCTGCACAATACGCTG
This genomic window from Allorhodopirellula heiligendammensis contains:
- a CDS encoding DUF4139 domain-containing protein, which produces MTVLHRCFQHKIPCSRHLGCMGILMFWLATGLSATGLSAAEPATGDDAADAVQPSAQAAVVDTGEITHVTLFRDSALVTRSISLGTDQPLLPGTHEVLVTKLPEQLVASSVYAEGNERVSIRAVRVLQEPIGESSRADVQELDEKFAELKLNQEQLTTAREVAQSNLATLDRMIAFTQHAAESDLNHGVLNAEALTHLLDYSMKQRAGLNEKLLDIQNEIEDLHELQALFSRERSRLTDSHAHTRFETRVFIDVRDPAAGGVTGDEADSEASPKASVATGNTIRLSYSVGGCGWSPQYAVNGSVDSDQFTLRYGAIISQLSGESWDQVRLTLSTSSPQVSAAGPSLAPLRVQTTYAGESPEGSLDDLFGSNESSKPQPSFDNMQIEPNAGVQRAMPNQMATSGSAYSGGESPLQSKMLSLRSRQRTVEQSSGKGMKSHEAAARDMQLNRIADEMQGLEFMASARKARGLASDAVDEVASQTYVIEGRVSLDSRREQQLVEIVEKDLSGELYHVAIPLLSSFAYREAELVNELPFGLLSGPASIYLDDRFVGMMNMPTTASKQKLLIGFGADGQVRTRRELIEKSDAIQGGNRKLGFEYRLVLTNFKERDVTVRLLDRIPLSSQAEQIRVTLGDVSPAQSDDKLFERAQKPFGLLRWDLTLGKSTYGGDATDVKYSYSVEFDRSQALSVEPTSEQDITEFDMGGGMGGGMGGIGR
- a CDS encoding SGNH/GDSL hydrolase family protein, which encodes MPTSLDTMNGNRPLQFTWRFAILFAIAMITFSTERAIARAAEPAFPLQAKRIVFLGDSNTFAGGFVSVVEGQIIASGIEPRPEIINLGLSSETCSGLSEPAHPFPRPDVHERLARTLTRLQPDVVVACYGMNDGIYYPLAEDRFAAYRTGINKLIEAVHNTDAKLVLMTPPPFDPLPLAKQGKLIPDGAPEYSWMQVYENYDDVMKAYAEWIVQQSDRAEMVIDLYTPVTAYMQSKRVSDPNFVMSGDGVHVDAEGHRVIGQAITRAWGITPTQLDPKQLGIVRKRQQLIRDAWLSDIGHTRPGVSPGLPIEEAIEQAAELDNELK
- the folD gene encoding bifunctional methylenetetrahydrofolate dehydrogenase/methenyltetrahydrofolate cyclohydrolase FolD; its protein translation is MSATRLDGKQIALEIRNEVARDVQQFVAAGNAPPKLAAILVGEDPASQVYVRNKERACQRAGIASQLDRMPATTTPAELLERIDSLNQDASVNGILVQLPLPETPVGEPALDERAVLDAVDPMKDVDAFSPINVGLLMQGRPRFLPCTPHGIIQMLHRSQIETAGKHVVVVGRSEIVGKPMAMMLAQKNGSCGPETANATVTLAHSRTQNLAEICRTADILIAAVGRPEMIRGNMIRPGAVVVDVGINRVDDRLVGDVAFAEAEQVASAITPVPGGVGPLTIAMLLHNTLLAAKLQAREGAVG